A genome region from Cucumis sativus cultivar 9930 chromosome 4, Cucumber_9930_V3, whole genome shotgun sequence includes the following:
- the LOC101215523 gene encoding DEAD-box ATP-dependent RNA helicase 37: MRTSWADLAASSAAENVAAGSANNCSAGTTTAPGRSAYVPPHLRNRTAPADLPAAANSGPAVGNDRSGHAGSRWGGGPRNDYNNRSGYSGGSRGGGWGGSRGGGWDRGRGDREVNPFGDEEDTEEAFGEQENTGINFDAYEDIPVETSGENVPPPVNTFAEIDLGEALNQNIRRCKYVKPTPVQRHAIPISLAGRDLMACAQTGSGKTAAFCFPIISGIMKGQSMPRPARGARTVYPLALILSPTRELSMQIHEEARKFSYQTGVRVVVAYGGAPINLQLRDLERGVDILVATPGRLVDLLERAKVSLQMIRYLALDEADRMLDMGFEPQIRKIVEQMDMPPPGVRQTMLFSATFPREIQRLASDFLDKYIFLAVGRVGSSTDLIAQRVEFVHEADKRSHLLDLLHAQRANGVQGKQSLTLVFVETKKGADALEHWLCLNGFPATTIHGDRTQQEREQALRSFRSGNTPILVATDVAARGLDIPHVAHVVNFDLPNDIDDYVHRIGRTGRAGKTGLATAFFNENNASLARSLADLMSESNQEVPEWLIRFAARSAYTGGRNRRSGGGRFGSRDYRRESSFNRGGSDYYGGGNNNSGGGYGGGSGGYGGGGGGGGGGYSGSGVTSAWD; encoded by the exons ATGCGAACTTCGTGGGCAGATTTGGCTGCAAGCTCGGCTGCTGAGAATGTAGCTGCTGGTTCTGCTAACAATTGTAGTGCTGGAACTACTACAGCACCTGGCCGATCGGCTTATGTACCACCACATCTGCGGAATCGCACAGCCCCGGCTGATCTGCCTGCTGCAGCAAATAGTGGGCCTGCTGTGGGAAATGATCGTTCTGGACATGCAGGGTCTCGCTGGGGTGGTGGCCCCCGGAATGATTATAATAATCGTTCCGGTTATAGTGGTGGTAGTCGAGGAGGAGGATGGGGGGGAAGTAGAGGAGGTGGATGGGATCGTGGGAGGGGGGATCGGGAAGTGAATCCATTTGGAGATGAGGAGGATACAGAGGAAGCATTTGGAGAGCAAGAAAATACTGGTATAAATTTTGATGCTTATGAAGATATTCCTGTGGAAACAAGTGGTGAAAATGTACCCCCTCCGGTGAATACATTTGCTGAAATTGATTTGGGTGAAGCACTTAATCAAAACATTCGACGGTGTAAGTATGTAAAACCAACTCCCGTCCAGCGGCATGCTATTCCTATCTCTCTTGCAGGGAGAGACTTGATGGCTTGTGCTCAGACTGGATCTGGAAAGACTGCTGCTTTCTGTTTCCCCATTATCAGTGGCATAATGAAGGGCCAGAGTATGCCGAGACCAGCTCGAGGTGCACGCACAGTGTACCCACTTGCTCTTATTCTCTCCCCAACCAGGGAGCTTTCAATGcaa ATACATGAAGAAGCAAGGAAATTCTCTTATCAAACGGGGGTCAGAGTGGTGGTTGCTTATGGAGGTGCACCAATCAACCTACAG CTACGTGATCTAGAAAGAGGTGTTGATATTCTTGTTGCAACTCCAGGAAGATTAGTAGATTTGCTTGAAAGGGCTAAAGTTTCACTGCAGATGATAAGATACTTGGCCCTTGATGAAGCAGACCGCATGTTAGATATGGGATTTGAGCCCCAAATTAGGAAAATAGTAGAACAAATGGACATGCCTCCACCTGGGGTAAGGCAGACTATGCTGTTCAGTGCGACTTTTCCAAGGGAGATTCAG AGACTTGCCTCGGATTTTCTAGATAAGTATATATTTCTGGCTGTTGGAAGAGTGGGCTCGAGCACTGATCTAATTGCTCAAAGAGTTGAGTTTGTTCATGAAGCTGACAAGAGAAGTCATTTATTGGACCTTCTTCACGCACAGAGGGCAAATGGTGTGCAGGGCAAG CAATCTCTTACTCTGGTTTTTGTGGAGACAAAGAAGGGAGCTGATGCTCTTGAACATTGGTTATGCCTCAATGGTTTTCCTGCCACTACCATTCATGGTGATAGAACACAACAG GAAAGAGAACAAGCATTGAGGTCATTTAGAAGTGGCAACACTCCGATTTTAGTGGCAACTGATGTAGCTGCTCGTGGGCTTGACATTCCTCATGTTGCACATGTGGTGAACTTCGATCTCCCTAATGACATTGATGATTATGTTCATAGAATTGGACGAACGGGGAGAGCTGGGAAAACTGGTTTAGCAACTGCCTTTTTTAACGAGAACAATGCATCCTTGGCAAGGTCCTTGGCTGATCTGATGTCAGAATCAAATCAGGAAGTTCCTGAATGGCTAATACGATTTGCTGCCAGGTCCGCCTACACTGGAGGAAGAAACCGTCGATCTGGGGGAGGCCGATTTGGTAGCCGTGACTATAGAAGAGAAAGCTCTTTCAACAGGGGTGGTTCTGATTATTATGGTGGAGGCAACAACAATAGTGGGGGTGGTTATGGTGGTGGTTCTGGTGGAtatggaggaggaggaggaggaggaggaggaggataCAGTGGTTCAGGGGTGACTAGTGCATGGGACTAA